From BD1-7 clade bacterium, one genomic window encodes:
- the trmB gene encoding tRNA (guanine-N(7)-)-methyltransferase produces MTDDTPFPEAHQRRPIRSFVLRTGRMTPSQQRAYDSEWPKWGLVQADGMIDPHAVFERDAPRVLEIGFGMGDSLAHMAAHAPDKDFIGVEVHTPGVGRLLSLIEQDALTNLRIYRDDAVEILDRCVPDGSLSRVQIYFPDPWHKKKHNKRRIVQPEFVQKLRTKLAVGGVIHLATDWENYAEHMMDVMSSAEGFTNVCGDKQFSPRPEERPITKFERRGQSLGHGVWDLLFEKTADQSMT; encoded by the coding sequence ATGACAGACGACACCCCTTTTCCTGAAGCTCATCAGCGTCGCCCGATACGCTCTTTTGTTTTGCGTACTGGTCGTATGACGCCCTCTCAGCAACGCGCTTATGATAGCGAGTGGCCCAAATGGGGGCTGGTACAAGCTGATGGCATGATAGACCCTCATGCCGTTTTTGAACGTGACGCCCCCCGGGTTCTTGAGATTGGTTTTGGCATGGGTGATTCGTTAGCCCATATGGCTGCGCATGCACCCGACAAAGATTTTATCGGCGTTGAAGTTCATACCCCAGGTGTTGGCCGGTTGTTGAGTCTGATCGAGCAAGATGCACTGACTAATCTGCGTATTTACCGTGACGATGCCGTTGAAATCCTTGACCGATGTGTTCCTGATGGTTCGTTGAGTCGTGTGCAGATCTATTTTCCTGATCCGTGGCATAAGAAAAAACACAATAAACGCCGTATCGTGCAGCCTGAGTTTGTACAAAAGCTACGCACTAAGCTTGCGGTCGGTGGTGTTATTCATTTGGCGACCGATTGGGAAAACTATGCTGAGCATATGATGGATGTAATGTCGTCTGCAGAAGGGTTTACCAATGTCTGCGGTGATAAGCAATTTTCGCCCCGCCCGGAAGAACGCCCGATCACAAAGTTTGAACGTCGTGGACAAAGCCTTGGTCATGGTGTTTGGGATTTGTTGTTCGAAAAAACGGCAGATCAATCAATGACATAG
- the rpoH gene encoding RNA polymerase sigma factor RpoH yields the protein MNTSLQVAPVLSPGGDLNAYMQNISVIPVLTAEQERELAEAFYYREDLDAARQLVMSHLRFVVHLAKTYNGYGLPVADLVQEGNVGLMKAVKRFNPEKGVRLISFAVHWIKAEMHEYILRNWRIVKIATTKAQRKLFFNLRSAKKRLAWLTNAEARDIADDLGVDVAEVQNMEGRLASTDMGFDGPDEDTDDGQSSYVAPALYLEDRAQDPALLLEHSDWEQNSNEGLHAALSSLDERSRDIIERRWLSEQKSTLHELADEYGVSAERIRQLEKNAMKKVKATLVV from the coding sequence ATGAACACATCTTTGCAGGTTGCGCCTGTACTGAGTCCCGGTGGTGATCTGAATGCTTATATGCAGAATATCAGCGTTATCCCGGTACTGACTGCAGAACAGGAGCGCGAACTGGCAGAGGCCTTTTATTACCGTGAAGATTTGGATGCTGCTCGTCAATTAGTTATGTCACATCTGCGTTTTGTCGTTCATCTGGCAAAAACCTACAACGGTTATGGGCTACCGGTTGCTGATCTGGTTCAGGAGGGCAACGTTGGTTTGATGAAAGCGGTAAAACGATTTAATCCGGAAAAAGGCGTCCGCCTGATCTCTTTTGCAGTGCATTGGATCAAAGCCGAAATGCACGAGTACATACTGCGTAACTGGCGTATTGTTAAAATTGCGACCACCAAGGCCCAGCGTAAACTCTTTTTTAATTTGCGCAGTGCGAAAAAACGGTTGGCTTGGCTGACGAACGCCGAAGCACGTGACATCGCCGACGACTTGGGCGTGGATGTTGCTGAAGTTCAGAATATGGAAGGCCGATTGGCATCGACGGATATGGGCTTTGATGGCCCAGACGAAGACACAGACGACGGCCAAAGCAGCTACGTCGCACCAGCGCTGTACCTGGAAGATCGTGCTCAGGATCCTGCCTTATTGCTGGAACACAGCGACTGGGAGCAGAATAGCAATGAAGGTTTGCATGCGGCATTGTCGTCACTGGATGAACGCAGTCGTGATATTATTGAACGCCGTTGGCTGAGTGAACAAAAGTCGACCTTGCATGAACTGGCTGATGAGTACGGTGTATCTGCTGAACGAATTCGCCAGCTTGAAAAGAATGCGATGAAAAAGGTCAAAGCAACACTGGTGGTTTAA
- a CDS encoding Cyclic diguanosine monophosphate-binding protein — MDNNKSNRRRYTRVDFDASVSIQQHETYYNAELVDVSLKGMLVRLPNADIKPNQLLNITLTLSAAVSIHCEARWAHKKNDIAGLSIVKLDVDSMQHLCRLVQFNSDDQYLLDRDLQQLAEECTDNGGYTPQP, encoded by the coding sequence ATGGACAATAATAAGAGTAATCGCCGCCGATATACGCGTGTCGATTTCGACGCTAGCGTCAGTATTCAACAGCATGAAACCTACTATAACGCCGAATTGGTCGATGTATCATTGAAGGGGATGTTAGTTCGTCTGCCGAATGCGGATATCAAACCCAATCAGCTGTTGAACATCACACTCACACTGAGTGCAGCCGTCAGTATTCACTGCGAAGCTCGCTGGGCCCATAAAAAGAACGATATTGCCGGCCTTTCGATCGTCAAACTTGACGTCGATAGCATGCAACACCTTTGTCGGCTGGTGCAGTTCAATAGTGATGATCAATACCTACTAGATCGTGATCTGCAGCAACTTGCCGAGGAATGCACAGACAACGGCGGTTACACGCCGCAACCTTAA
- a CDS encoding Uncharacterised protein (UPF0382 membrane protein YwdK), whose amino-acid sequence MATQWVLPFAAVNGFIAVGLGAFGAHGLKNKLSAHMMDVYHTAVQYHFVHTLVLLAVGILMQQMHKTSTLVVAAYAFAFGILLFSGSLYVLALTGIKMLGAITPIGGVGLLIGWAALAVXLFKA is encoded by the coding sequence ATGGCAACACAATGGGTTTTGCCCTTCGCGGCAGTGAATGGCTTTATTGCCGTAGGTCTCGGTGCATTTGGTGCCCATGGCCTGAAGAATAAATTATCGGCGCATATGATGGATGTGTATCATACCGCCGTGCAGTATCATTTTGTTCACACCCTAGTACTACTGGCGGTGGGCATTCTGATGCAGCAGATGCATAAAACCTCCACCTTGGTTGTGGCGGCATATGCGTTTGCCTTTGGTATTTTGCTGTTTTCCGGCAGCCTGTATGTATTAGCGTTGACCGGTATAAAAATGTTGGGAGCCATCACCCCGATCGGCGGTGTCGGACTCCTGATTGGTTGGGCCGCGCTGGCCGTTNCACTATTTAAAGCTTGA
- a CDS encoding PhoH-like protein has product MQKIFVLDTNVLLHDPMAIKSFHEHKVVIPMTVLEELDSIKDRKQKDVSREARIAISSIDNMLADATPKEMQVGVPIPSTESGTLSIFPDQLVSETIIGPFINASPQQNNDNRIINVSLTLQKQNPDAFICLITKDINMRIKAKGCGLENVEDYRKDKVLDDIDLLARGYVRVPGKFWDNVDSVETQRNHGKTIHRIPRGSVEDAYISMFIIDDEGFAGFVDHLDDDYLYLHDLGDGTLERQNSWGVKPRNMEQGMAMYLLTHPEIDLNIMTGPAGSGKTLLALASALEAIIEHKQYEKLIVARSTPPIAEDIGFLPGTEEEKMAPWLAAFEDNLEILHGGDESPFSSIDYVKEKANIQFKSLNFMRGRSFNNSYVIIDEAQSLSQFQLKSIITRIGQNSKIVILGNLAQIDNHYINPLTSGLTYCVDKMKNFKHASIMHVNGIERSRLAAFAEENL; this is encoded by the coding sequence ATGCAGAAAATTTTTGTACTCGATACAAACGTGCTGCTGCACGACCCGATGGCTATCAAATCGTTTCACGAACACAAGGTCGTGATTCCAATGACAGTGCTCGAAGAACTCGACAGCATTAAGGACCGCAAACAAAAAGACGTATCCCGAGAAGCTCGCATCGCTATATCCTCCATTGACAATATGTTAGCGGACGCAACACCGAAAGAAATGCAAGTCGGGGTGCCGATCCCCTCCACCGAAAGCGGTACGCTTAGTATCTTCCCTGATCAACTCGTGTCAGAAACTATCATTGGCCCCTTTATCAACGCATCGCCCCAGCAAAATAACGACAACCGCATCATCAATGTCTCCCTGACGCTGCAGAAACAAAACCCCGACGCATTTATCTGCCTGATCACCAAAGACATCAACATGCGTATTAAGGCCAAAGGCTGCGGTCTCGAAAATGTTGAAGACTATCGTAAAGACAAAGTCCTTGATGATATCGATCTTCTCGCGCGNGGTTATGTGCGAGTGCCCGGCAAATTCTGGGACAACGTCGACTCCGTTGAAACCCAACGAAACCACGGTAAAACTATTCACCGTATTCCCAGAGGCAGTGTTGAGGATGCCTACATCAGCATGTTTATCATTGACGATGAGGGCTTCGCCGGCTTTGTCGACCATCTCGATGATGACTATCTGTATCTACATGATCTCGGCGACGGCACGTTAGAGCGCCAAAACAGCTGGGGCGTCAAGCCGCGTAATATGGAGCAGGGCATGGCCATGTACCTGCTTACTCACCCTGAGATTGATCTTAATATCATGACTGGCCCTGCAGGTTCTGGTAAAACCCTGTTAGCACTGGCCAGCGCGCTGGAAGCTATCATCGAACACAAACAATACGAAAAATTGATCGTTGCACGTTCGACACCACCCATTGCAGAAGATATTGGCTTCTTACCCGGCACCGAGGAAGAAAAAATGGCCCCTTGGCTGGCGGCTTTTGAAGATAACTTGGAGATTTTACATGGCGGTGATGAATCACCGTTCAGCAGTATCGATTACGTTAAAGAGAAGGCCAATATTCAGTTCAAATCTCTCAACTTTATGCGCGGTCGTTCATTTAACAACAGCTACGTCATCATTGATGAAGCACAAAGCCTTTCGCAATTTCAGTTGAAGTCGATCATTACCCGTATCGGCCAAAACTCCAAGATCGTTATTCTTGGTAATCTCGCTCAGATCGATAACCATTACATCAATCCATTAACCTCCGGATTAACCTACTGTGTCGACAAGATGAAGAACTTTAAACACGCCAGCATTATGCACGTAAATGGCATCGAACGTAGCCGGTTAGCGGCCTTTGCGGAGGAAAACCTGTAA
- the luxQ_2 gene encoding Autoinducer 2 sensor kinase/phosphatase LuxQ, which produces MDEILSPDMAVETVEALWRNSQDAWFIVSVGGDDFCYHSANTVYLSHFGNEIPQLIGRPMRDVLPPGEYDMCVTPFRQCLRQGRPLHYEFRATQGDGFRDWSFELSPLQGQGGRICFLLGHGRDITDARQAREQLAQLRRDLTDIDAGRCAFLANISHEMRTPVSGLTGAVELLMAAGQNTEQQHLAAMICDSSDTLSQLMADILDYARLSSGAVKLDYQRFSLGQLIEDLAARKQTLLSRNSLHLRLLLKAVKGIELYGDALRISQLLEKLLDNAIKFTRDGEVSVTAQVAVREGNARLVTVRVRDTGCGIDISRLDDVFKPFRQLDDSSTRRYGGAGLGLAIAKQLIDLMRGDIQVVSQAEEGSEFVIRLPLLLDESHQVFAEHIVVDRSVLSGARVLVVEDNPVNKLVTERLLNQHGLNVRSAANGKDALSVLAQHPIDIVLMDWQMPLMDGAEATRKIRSMPGMEASLPIIGLTAGIDHADVRQCQEAGMNDVLPKPLESSTLLDRMAHWLSLR; this is translated from the coding sequence ATGGATGAGATCCTGTCACCCGATATGGCCGTTGAAACGGTCGAGGCGCTTTGGCGTAACAGCCAGGATGCGTGGTTTATCGTTAGTGTCGGTGGAGACGACTTTTGTTACCACAGCGCCAACACAGTTTATCTTTCCCATTTTGGCAATGAAATCCCGCAACTTATCGGTCGGCCAATGCGAGACGTTTTGCCGCCCGGCGAATACGACATGTGCGTTACGCCATTTCGTCAGTGTTTACGTCAAGGCAGACCATTGCATTACGAATTTCGTGCAACTCAAGGTGATGGTTTCCGTGACTGGTCGTTTGAGTTATCGCCATTACAGGGGCAGGGTGGGCGTATCTGTTTTTTGTTAGGCCATGGTCGGGATATTACCGACGCTCGGCAGGCTCGGGAGCAATTAGCGCAATTACGCCGTGATCTGACAGATATTGATGCTGGCCGATGTGCGTTTTTGGCCAATATTTCCCATGAGATGCGTACGCCTGTGTCCGGTTTGACGGGGGCTGTTGAATTACTGATGGCAGCAGGCCAAAACACGGAACAACAACATTTGGCCGCAATGATTTGTGACAGTAGCGATACCTTGAGCCAATTGATGGCGGATATTCTCGATTATGCACGTCTTAGCAGTGGTGCCGTAAAACTCGACTATCAACGTTTCTCTTTAGGCCAACTGATCGAAGATCTGGCTGCACGAAAACAAACATTACTCAGCCGTAACAGTTTGCACTTACGTTTGTTGTTAAAGGCAGTGAAGGGCATTGAACTATACGGCGATGCGCTGCGAATTAGCCAGCTATTGGAAAAACTGCTGGATAACGCCATTAAGTTTACCCGTGATGGCGAAGTATCAGTGACAGCCCAGGTTGCTGTTCGAGAAGGCAATGCCCGTTTAGTGACTGTGCGTGTCAGAGATACAGGTTGTGGGATTGATATCAGCCGCTTGGACGATGTCTTTAAACCCTTTCGGCAATTGGATGACTCAAGCACTCGACGGTATGGTGGCGCCGGTTTGGGGCTGGCGATAGCCAAACAGTTGATTGACTTGATGCGTGGTGATATTCAGGTGGTTAGTCAAGCCGAAGAAGGTAGCGAATTCGTCATCCGGTTACCGCTTTTACTGGATGAATCACATCAGGTTTTTGCGGAACATATTGTTGTCGATCGCAGTGTCTTATCGGGTGCCCGCGTGCTGGTGGTTGAGGATAATCCGGTCAACAAGCTGGTGACGGAACGCCTGCTCAACCAACACGGATTGAATGTGCGCAGTGCTGCTAATGGTAAAGATGCGTTGAGTGTATTGGCGCAGCATCCGATTGATATTGTGTTGATGGACTGGCAGATGCCCTTGATGGATGGCGCTGAGGCTACAAGAAAAATTCGCTCAATGCCGGGTATGGAGGCATCTTTGCCCATTATTGGTTTAACGGCAGGCATTGATCATGCGGATGTCAGGCAGTGTCAGGAGGCGGGGATGAATGATGTCTTGCCGAAGCCGTTAGAGTCTTCGACTTTGTTGGACCGCATGGCTCATTGGTTATCGCTTCGGTGA
- the dnaT gene encoding Primosomal protein 1, producing MIDTRKLTTKPGINASYMPDFRPETPHVPAQPCKNPFMSAISSDTCCQFSTAFAGRFGLEEAILWQYLTDIWPLFTPSPARVSVEALRQRFSFWQIADLQRICKSLNDKGVIQIQSPPLSQVNYLQFIVASPASTTTASGVSTATPQPTPTAQQPVVQMGANRISAHWQPDATLLQRLAAEHGISEKFSRSQVTEFVQYWLDSGKINHSWAAQFYKQVVRNWQRNKSEVQFLQASDEPASLARHWTPSADALEILERTGINRSFIEDAIPEFVLYWRERGGVTTTWNSKFIQHVKRQWARFTSTLKYDTEPRRVPANWQPDEEVFEILTMANIDRQFAVSCIAEFVLYWKDSNQLHSSWNTRFLQHVKYRWANQHQLQGLNHAKQQNPSGQGTATTSDFVAKHTDRSWADDL from the coding sequence ATGATTGATACTCGAAAGTTGACCACAAAACCGGGCATTAACGCATCGTACATGCCCGATTTCAGGCCTGAAACGCCTCACGTACCTGCTCAACCATGTAAGAATCCATTTATGTCCGCAATTTCGTCCGACACCTGCTGCCAGTTTTCCACAGCATTCGCTGGCCGCTTTGGCCTTGAAGAGGCCATATTGTGGCAATACCTAACGGACATATGGCCACTATTCACCCCATCACCTGCTCGTGTGTCGGTGGAGGCCCTGCGCCAACGTTTCAGTTTCTGGCAGATTGCTGACCTTCAACGCATCTGCAAAAGCCTCAACGACAAGGGTGTGATTCAAATACAATCGCCACCGCTCAGTCAGGTCAATTATCTGCAGTTTATCGTCGCATCGCCGGCATCCACCACAACAGCGTCAGGGGTTTCGACCGCAACTCCGCAACCGACACCAACAGCCCAGCAACCGGTTGTTCAGATGGGTGCCAATCGGATTTCGGCCCACTGGCAACCCGATGCAACTTTGTTGCAACGTTTAGCCGCCGAACATGGGATTTCAGAAAAGTTTAGCCGCTCTCAAGTCACCGAATTTGTTCAATACTGGCTTGATAGTGGAAAAATTAATCATTCCTGGGCCGCCCAGTTCTACAAACAGGTTGTACGCAACTGGCAGCGTAACAAAAGCGAAGTTCAATTCTTACAGGCCAGCGACGAACCTGCATCGTTAGCCCGCCACTGGACACCCAGTGCGGATGCACTAGAAATTTTGGAGCGCACTGGGATTAACCGCAGCTTTATCGAAGATGCGATTCCCGAATTTGTACTTTACTGGCGCGAACGTGGTGGGGTGACCACCACCTGGAACTCCAAATTTATACAACATGTGAAACGCCAGTGGGCACGTTTCACATCAACACTTAAATACGATACTGAACCGCGTCGCGTTCCGGCCAATTGGCAGCCCGACGAAGAAGTCTTCGAGATACTGACAATGGCTAATATCGATCGCCAATTTGCGGTATCCTGTATTGCAGAATTTGTTCTTTATTGGAAAGACAGCAACCAGTTACACAGCTCTTGGAACACTCGCTTCCTGCAGCATGTAAAATACCGGTGGGCTAACCAACATCAGCTACAGGGCTTGAACCATGCGAAACAGCAAAACCCTAGTGGACAAGGCACAGCAACAACTTCGGACTTCGTCGCCAAACACACAGACAGAAGCTGGGCAGACGACCTCTGA
- the radA gene encoding DNA repair protein RadA: MVRCNQDEGKAVAKAKKAFVCIECGGEHIKWQGQCNDCGQWNTLKEIVLESASTPSAAKFTGYAGAAGETRVQTLADVNLEELPRIGTQIGELDRVLGGGLVHGSAVLIGGHPGAGKSTLLLQVLCDLANHHQALYVTGEESPQQIAMRAKRLNLPMDKLRILAETQVADICQQAKMLEPKIMVVDSIQVMHHADVSSAPGSVSQVRECAAYLTRFAKQTGTILFLVGHVTKDGGLAGPKVLEHMIDTSIMLEGSSDSRFRTLRGIKNRFGAVNEIGVFAMTEGGMKEVKNPSAIFLSRSQEAAAGSLVMVVWEGTRPLLVEIQALVDDSPFGSPRRVAVGVDQNRISMLLAVLHRHGGIHAADQDVYINVVGGVKVLETSADLAILLAILSSLRNRVLPQDLVVFGEVGLAGEIRPVPSGIERLHEAAKHGFKRAIIPAGNKPPKAIAGMEVVAVDKLSEALEAL, translated from the coding sequence ATGGTGCGCTGCAATCAGGATGAGGGGAAAGCCGTGGCAAAGGCAAAAAAAGCATTTGTATGTATCGAATGCGGGGGCGAGCACATTAAGTGGCAGGGTCAATGTAATGACTGTGGCCAGTGGAATACCCTAAAAGAAATAGTGTTGGAATCAGCGTCGACACCGTCAGCCGCGAAGTTCACCGGCTATGCGGGCGCTGCCGGTGAAACACGGGTGCAAACGCTTGCTGATGTGAATCTGGAAGAGCTACCACGTATTGGTACCCAAATTGGCGAGCTTGATCGTGTCTTGGGGGGCGGCTTAGTGCATGGTTCTGCGGTTTTGATTGGTGGGCATCCGGGAGCTGGTAAATCGACCTTGTTGTTACAGGTGCTGTGTGATCTGGCTAACCATCATCAAGCCTTGTATGTCACCGGTGAAGAATCTCCTCAACAGATTGCCATGCGTGCCAAGCGCCTGAACTTACCAATGGACAAACTGCGAATTCTGGCTGAAACCCAGGTGGCGGATATTTGTCAGCAAGCCAAGATGTTGGAACCTAAAATTATGGTCGTCGACTCGATTCAGGTCATGCATCATGCCGATGTCAGCTCTGCCCCTGGCTCGGTATCCCAGGTGCGTGAGTGTGCGGCTTATCTAACCCGTTTTGCTAAACAGACCGGCACCATTCTATTTTTGGTGGGCCATGTGACTAAAGATGGCGGGTTGGCTGGGCCGAAAGTTCTCGAACACATGATTGATACCTCCATCATGTTAGAGGGTTCCAGCGACAGCCGATTCCGTACGCTTCGAGGCATCAAAAACCGTTTTGGTGCGGTCAATGAAATTGGCGTTTTTGCCATGACTGAAGGCGGCATGAAAGAAGTTAAAAATCCGTCAGCGATTTTTTTGTCGCGCAGTCAGGAGGCCGCCGCAGGTAGCCTTGTGATGGTGGTGTGGGAAGGGACTCGACCATTACTGGTTGAAATTCAAGCCCTCGTTGATGACAGCCCTTTTGGCAGCCCGCGCAGGGTTGCGGTGGGGGTAGATCAAAACCGAATTTCCATGTTGTTGGCAGTATTGCATCGTCATGGCGGTATCCATGCCGCCGATCAAGATGTGTATATCAATGTGGTCGGTGGTGTCAAAGTGCTGGAAACATCGGCTGATCTAGCAATTTTGTTGGCGATTCTTTCGAGTTTACGTAACCGGGTGCTACCCCAGGATTTGGTTGTGTTCGGTGAAGTGGGCTTGGCGGGTGAGATCCGGCCGGTACCGAGTGGTATCGAGCGGTTGCATGAAGCGGCTAAACATGGATTTAAACGCGCGATTATTCCTGCGGGCAACAAACCACCGAAGGCGATTGCTGGCATGGAAGTGGTTGCGGTGGATAAACTGTCGGAGGCCTTGGAAGCGCTGTAA